A part of Leishmania panamensis strain MHOM/PA/94/PSC-1 chromosome 34 sequence genomic DNA contains:
- a CDS encoding hypothetical protein (TriTrypDB/GeneDB-style sysID: LpmP.34.0400) translates to MPSSRGVSLSISLTEAEVAPGGMLRGEVKVKVDASHKNGIVYEAIRLVFLAVERSCVWDDQGEFDALLNEYTSSRVYLDRHVTLAGFKTQTEDAETAAQVREEMLFLQHCATPYAAVAPAKPKMSAYRHYTRAEVLHSSIQMAAATTHTTGGAVVPDTSADNHNFVGSKEPILGDDGPQSTRAASGEGAAEVEFPVLMPGAHRFPFMLRLPPWLPPSFYYSFGGAKGHLKYSASATMLFPANGAGSWWFNMRNDMSGTTRDAEKAFNRATGAGAPSGEGARKRPGGGRSEEVDIDLDSVLVDERTNRRLTNIPSCSPSDLKISIDFDVLSVMPRRQLVAEYYQIDAHNLHQRPTNAPHESGDRARKSQRRSDKGSNCGGTKPTDMSTGVLEHHEDTHLALSALYQTFRCGWLRNMCCLQPQNALEAEVLVVGARTVLLADDIGASQALGVQPPMTPDYPQLGGPALHSPGIVPSPDLEAAAPNTPWPVSGITLRVRVRNHCPTQTVQCVRVELKVMVEIFKSLKTPHTFPGISYSSFDYTIPIPPGNQALFDVRLGLMPRFRRHEKDSELLLPPPGVRTANMTSNTFLQVSFPGMYTYIEEQEEAKGVVLMAETVDLNDEVLELPVRYS, encoded by the coding sequence ATGCCGTCCAGTCGTGGCGTGtccctctccatctccctgacggaggcggaggtggcccCGGGTGGCATGCTGCGCGGTGAGGTCAAGGTGAAAGTGGATGCTTCACACAAGAATGGCATCGTCTACGAGGCTATTCGCCTTGTTTTTCTTGCAGTGGAGAGAAGCTGTGTGTGGGATGACCAGGGCGAGTTCGATGCACTGCTGAACGAGTACACATCGTCCCGCGTCTACCTTGATCGCCACGTGACGCTCGCCGGATTCAAAACACAAACTGAGGATGCCGAGACCGCCGCGCAGGTCCGGGAGGAGATGCTGTTCCTCCAGCACTGCGCCACCCCAtacgccgcggtggcgccggcaaAGCCTAAGATGAGCGCGTACCGCCACTACACACGCGCGGAGGTactgcacagcagcatccAGATGGCGGCCGCGACGACGCACACCACGGGCGGCGCGGTCGTTCCTGATACCAGCGCCGACAACCACAACTTTGTGGGGAGTAAGGAGCCTATACTGGGTGATGACGGGCCCCAGTCTACCAGGGCGGCATCAGGAGAGGGAGCCGCAGAGGTGGAGTTCCCCGTGCTGATGCCCGGAGCCCATCGTTTTCCTTTTATGCTTCGCCTGCCACCCTGGCTGCCGCCTTCCTTCTACTACTCCTTCGGTGGTGCCAAGGGGCATCTCAAGTACTCGGCGTCCGCCACAATGCTGTTCCCCGCCAACGGCGCCGGCTCATGGTGGTTCAACATGCGCAACGACATGAGTGGGACAACGCGCGATGCGGAGAAGGCCTTCAATAGAgccaccggcgccggcgccccCTCCGGTGAGGGGGCGCGCAAACGACCAGGTGGCGGTCGGTCGGAGGAGGTCGACATCGACCTGGACAGCGTCCTCGTCGACGAGCGCACGAATCGGCGCCTCACTAACATTCCCAGCTGCAGTCCGTCAGACCTCAAGATCTCCATCGACTTCGACGTGCTCTCGGTGATGCCGCGTCGTCAGCTGGTGGCCGAGTATTACCAGATTGACGCTCACAACCTCCATCAGAGACCGACGAACGCACCACATGAGTCGGGGGACAGAGCCAGGAAGTCGCAAAGACGCTCTGACAAGGGCAGCAACTGCGGCGGCACGAAGCCGACCGACATGTCGACAGGGGTGCTGGAGCACCATGAGGACACGCACTTGgctctctccgctctctaCCAAACATTCCGCTGCGGCTGGTTGAGAAACATGTGCTgcctgcagccgcagaaCGCActcgaggcggaggtgcttgTTGTGGGTGCACGGACGGTGCTATTGGCCGATGACATTGGCGCCTCGCAGGCGCTCGGGGTGCAACCGCCGATGACGCCCGATTATCCACAACTTGGCGGTCCGGCGCTCCACTCACCCGGGATCGTCCCTTCACCTGACCTGGAAGCTGCGGCGCCAAACACGCCATGGCCAGTTAGCGGCATcacgctgcgtgtgcgtgtgcgcaacCACTGCCCCACACAAACGGTGCAGTGTGTGCGAGTAGAACTTAAAGTAATGGTGGAGATCTTCAAGTCCCTCAAGACCCCGCACACCTTTCCTGGCATCTCCTACTCGAGTTTTGACTACACGATCCCCATCCCTCCTGGCAACCAGGCGCTCTTCGATGTGCGACTGGGCCTGATGCCACGCTTCCGCCGGCACGAGAAAGACAGCGAGTtgcttctgccgccgcctggtgTACGAACAGCTAACATGACGAGCAACACCTTCCTGCAGGTCAGCTTCCCCGGGATGTACACGTACATcgaagagcaagaagaggCGAAAGGCGTCGTGCTTATGGCGGAGACGGTAGACTTGAATGACGAGGTCCTCGAACTGCCGGTCCGGTACAGTTGA